Proteins encoded within one genomic window of Hahella chejuensis KCTC 2396:
- the greB gene encoding transcription elongation factor GreB: protein MSRYRPPGPPKARYITSEGERVLREELQYLWKVKRPEVTKAVSEAAAMGDRSENAEYIYGKKQLREIDRRVRYLTKRLDELKVVDRPPEDQSRVYFGAWVTLEDEEGDEHRYRIVGSDEIGAQKGYISVDSPMAKALLKKQVDDEAIVTTPSGRKSYFVIEIEYCGA, encoded by the coding sequence ATGAGTCGTTACCGTCCCCCCGGCCCACCCAAAGCCCGTTATATTACGTCGGAAGGCGAACGCGTATTGCGGGAGGAGCTGCAGTATTTATGGAAAGTAAAACGTCCGGAAGTGACTAAAGCCGTATCCGAAGCGGCCGCTATGGGCGATCGCAGTGAAAACGCCGAGTACATCTACGGCAAAAAACAATTGCGGGAAATAGATCGTCGCGTCCGCTATCTGACCAAGCGTTTGGATGAACTCAAGGTGGTGGATCGACCGCCGGAAGATCAGAGCCGCGTCTATTTCGGGGCATGGGTGACATTGGAAGACGAAGAGGGTGATGAACACCGTTACCGCATTGTTGGGTCTGATGAGATCGGCGCTCAAAAAGGCTACATCAGTGTTGACTCTCCTATGGCGAAAGCGCTGTTGAAGAAGCAGGTGGACGATGAGGCGATAGTGACGACGCCTTCCGGCAGAAAGTCTTATTTTGTAATTGAAATTGAGTATTGCGGCGCTTAA